One genomic region from Evansella sp. LMS18 encodes:
- a CDS encoding DUF952 domain-containing protein — protein MIYHILTAEEWEAALKEEQYWPESVDVEGYIHCFTDKQLKTADGSSYPSGKELVLLKIDSAKLENLVIFEDLNESGTMYPHVYGYLNLDAVVSVTQIANDDTADLTKYIKEA, from the coding sequence ATGATATATCACATTTTGACAGCAGAAGAATGGGAAGCAGCGTTGAAAGAAGAGCAGTACTGGCCTGAATCTGTTGACGTAGAAGGTTACATTCACTGTTTTACAGACAAGCAGTTAAAAACGGCAGATGGGAGTTCCTATCCGTCAGGCAAGGAGCTCGTACTGCTTAAGATTGATTCGGCAAAGCTTGAAAACCTTGTTATATTTGAGGATCTGAACGAATCGGGAACAATGTATCCGCATGTTTACGGATATTTAAACCTTGATGCTGTTGTGTCTGTAACACAGATTGCTAACGATGATACAGCTGATCTGACAAAGTATATAAAAGAAGCATAA
- the aceA gene encoding isocitrate lyase, whose protein sequence is MNRAEAIKELEQSWLSERWAGVERPYTGEDVVKLRGSLKVEHTLARRGAEKLWGKVNGDSYVKALGALTGNQAVQQVKAGLEAIYLSGWQVAADANLAGQMYPDQSLYPANSVPHVVKRINQALQRADQIEYSEGYEGRDWFVPIVADAEAGFGGHLNVFELMKGMIESGAAGVHFEDQLSSEKKCGHLGGKVLLPTQQAVGNLVSARLAADVMGVPTVIIARTDANAANLITSDIDEYDHEFITGERTSEGFYRTREGLDQAIHRGLAYAPYADMIWCETSEPDLEEARRFAEAIHAKYPGKLLAYNCSPSFNWKKKLDDETIAKFQDELGKMGYKFQFVTLAGFHALNHSMFQLAKGYKESGMAAYSQLQQAEFASEQDGYTATKHQREVGTGYFDNVATVISGGKSSTTALAGSTEAEQFTT, encoded by the coding sequence ATGAACAGAGCAGAGGCAATTAAGGAATTAGAACAGAGCTGGTTATCAGAAAGATGGGCGGGAGTGGAACGTCCTTATACAGGAGAGGATGTAGTTAAGCTAAGAGGATCTTTGAAGGTTGAACATACACTTGCACGCCGCGGAGCTGAAAAACTTTGGGGAAAAGTAAACGGTGACAGCTATGTAAAAGCACTTGGAGCACTTACAGGCAACCAGGCAGTTCAGCAGGTAAAGGCAGGCCTTGAAGCGATTTATTTAAGCGGCTGGCAAGTTGCTGCGGATGCGAACCTGGCGGGGCAGATGTACCCTGACCAGAGTTTATATCCCGCCAACAGTGTGCCTCACGTAGTAAAAAGGATTAACCAGGCGCTTCAGCGTGCTGACCAGATTGAATACAGCGAAGGCTACGAAGGAAGAGACTGGTTTGTGCCAATCGTGGCAGACGCGGAAGCAGGTTTCGGGGGGCATCTTAACGTATTTGAACTGATGAAAGGCATGATTGAGTCCGGAGCTGCAGGAGTTCACTTTGAAGATCAGCTGTCCTCTGAGAAAAAATGTGGACATCTTGGCGGAAAAGTATTACTTCCTACACAGCAGGCTGTTGGAAACCTGGTATCCGCCCGATTAGCAGCAGATGTAATGGGTGTTCCTACAGTAATCATCGCACGTACTGATGCGAATGCCGCAAACTTGATTACGAGCGACATCGATGAATACGATCATGAGTTCATCACTGGCGAAAGAACATCGGAAGGTTTTTACCGTACGAGAGAAGGACTCGACCAGGCAATCCACCGCGGGCTCGCCTATGCTCCTTATGCTGATATGATCTGGTGTGAAACTTCTGAACCAGACCTTGAAGAAGCAAGGCGGTTTGCTGAAGCGATTCATGCAAAATACCCAGGGAAGCTTCTCGCATATAACTGCTCCCCATCCTTCAACTGGAAGAAGAAACTGGATGATGAGACAATTGCGAAATTCCAGGATGAACTGGGCAAAATGGGTTATAAATTCCAGTTTGTTACTCTTGCCGGCTTCCACGCCCTTAACCACAGCATGTTCCAGCTGGCTAAAGGTTATAAAGAGAGCGGAATGGCAGCATATTCTCAGCTCCAGCAGGCAGAGTTCGCCAGTGAACAGGATGGTTACACAGCTACAAAGCATCAGCGTGAAGTAGGAACAGGTTATTTCGATAATGTTGCAACAGTTATTTCCGGAGGGAAATCATCAACAACAGCTCTCGCTGGTTCCACAGAAGCAGAGCAGTTTACAACCTGA
- a CDS encoding diacylglycerol kinase family protein, which translates to MYKKALILYNDQAGQNEAIKNLEIIINIFAPEIPEIILRRTEKKGDGERICREEGESVDLVCILGGDGTVHECINGLAELERPPHAAVLPGGTCNDFLRSLGVPQNMKQAAQAVFSGKVEAVDVVKVNERWFTNFLGIGLITETSKNINDNLKEVFGKISYFISALQTMNTIEPFPFKLTTDNHIIEDEGVMILVANGRFIGTSELPASGISLQDGMLDVFILKQAGIPLVRSVLQTKGLSEWNPDPAEFEYIRTSSLSLETSVPAKIDMDGEIYMETPVRIELARKLPFVTGENF; encoded by the coding sequence ATGTATAAGAAAGCCTTAATACTATACAACGATCAGGCAGGCCAGAACGAGGCTATTAAGAACCTGGAAATCATAATTAACATTTTTGCCCCGGAAATTCCTGAAATCATTCTCCGGAGAACAGAAAAAAAGGGAGACGGAGAAAGGATTTGCAGGGAAGAGGGGGAATCAGTTGACCTGGTATGTATACTTGGGGGGGATGGTACCGTTCATGAATGTATTAACGGACTGGCTGAACTGGAAAGGCCCCCACATGCAGCCGTTCTTCCTGGAGGTACATGTAACGATTTTCTCCGGTCCCTCGGAGTCCCGCAGAACATGAAGCAGGCAGCCCAGGCAGTGTTCAGTGGAAAGGTGGAGGCGGTAGATGTTGTAAAAGTGAATGAGAGATGGTTTACAAACTTCTTAGGCATTGGATTAATTACCGAAACATCCAAGAATATAAACGATAATCTAAAGGAAGTGTTCGGGAAAATCAGCTATTTTATCAGTGCTTTACAAACCATGAACACTATTGAACCATTTCCGTTTAAACTTACCACGGACAATCATATTATTGAGGACGAGGGAGTAATGATTCTCGTTGCTAACGGCCGTTTTATCGGAACAAGCGAGCTTCCCGCTTCCGGCATTTCACTGCAGGATGGGATGCTTGATGTGTTTATTTTAAAGCAGGCTGGCATCCCCCTTGTGAGGAGCGTGCTTCAGACAAAAGGTCTGAGTGAATGGAACCCTGACCCAGCGGAATTTGAGTATATAAGAACATCAAGTCTCTCCCTGGAAACTTCAGTTCCTGCTAAAATAGATATGGATGGAGAAATTTATATGGAAACCCCCGTCAGAATTGAACTGGCCAGGAAACTTCCATTTGTTACAGGAGAGAATTTCTGA
- a CDS encoding ABC-F family ATP-binding cassette domain-containing protein, translated as MITVTDVSLQFGDRKLFEDVNIKFTPGNCYGLIGANGAGKSTFLKILSGEIESQTGHVSLQPGQRMAVLKQNHFEYEEEIVLDVVLMGYKRLFEVMKEKDAIYMKPDFSDEDGMKAAELEGEFAEMNGYEAESDAAVLLKGLGISMDLHQKKMADLTGNEKVKVLLAQALFGNPDVLLLDEPTNHLDIEAIQWLEEFLINFENTVIVVSHDRHFLNKVCTHIADLDFGKIQIYVGNYDFWYESSQLALKMAQDQNKKKEEKIKELQAFVARFSANASKSKQATSRKKLLDKIELDDIKPSSRKYPYIAFKPNREIGNDLLTVEGLTKTIDGVKVLDNVSFTLNKDDKVAIVGSNEIANSTLLKILAGEMEPDSGTYKWGITTSQAYFPKDNAKYFEGIDLDLVDWLRQYSPEDQTESFLRGFLGRMLFSGEEAKKKASVLSGGEKVRCMLSKMMLGGANVLLLDDPTNHLDLESITALNNGLINFKGSMLFISHDHQFIQSIANRVIEIRETGVLDKEISYDEYLKLKLAE; from the coding sequence ATGATTACTGTTACAGATGTCAGCCTGCAGTTTGGCGACCGCAAGCTGTTTGAAGATGTTAATATTAAATTTACGCCGGGCAACTGCTACGGCTTAATTGGTGCGAACGGAGCCGGCAAGTCCACGTTCCTCAAAATATTATCCGGTGAGATTGAATCACAGACAGGACATGTTTCCTTGCAGCCGGGACAGCGTATGGCTGTTCTGAAGCAGAACCACTTCGAATACGAAGAGGAAATTGTCCTCGATGTTGTGTTAATGGGATATAAGCGTTTGTTTGAAGTAATGAAAGAAAAAGACGCAATTTACATGAAACCGGATTTCTCTGATGAAGACGGCATGAAAGCAGCTGAACTTGAAGGTGAATTTGCTGAAATGAACGGATATGAAGCAGAATCTGATGCAGCCGTGCTCCTGAAGGGACTCGGTATTTCCATGGATCTTCATCAGAAAAAAATGGCGGATTTGACAGGTAACGAAAAAGTTAAAGTGCTTCTTGCACAGGCACTTTTCGGAAATCCTGATGTGCTTCTGCTTGATGAGCCTACTAACCACCTTGATATTGAAGCTATTCAATGGCTTGAAGAATTCCTTATTAACTTTGAAAATACGGTTATCGTTGTCTCCCATGACAGGCACTTCCTGAATAAAGTGTGTACTCATATTGCCGATCTTGATTTCGGTAAAATTCAAATTTATGTAGGAAACTACGATTTCTGGTATGAGTCCAGCCAGCTCGCATTAAAGATGGCCCAGGACCAAAACAAGAAAAAAGAAGAGAAGATTAAAGAGCTGCAGGCTTTCGTAGCCCGGTTCAGCGCAAATGCTTCAAAATCCAAACAGGCTACATCAAGGAAAAAACTACTTGATAAAATCGAGCTGGATGATATTAAGCCGTCTTCACGTAAGTACCCTTATATTGCCTTTAAACCAAACCGGGAAATTGGGAATGACCTTCTCACTGTTGAAGGGTTAACAAAAACAATTGACGGTGTGAAAGTCCTTGATAACGTCAGCTTTACATTAAACAAGGATGACAAAGTGGCTATTGTAGGAAGCAACGAAATTGCCAACTCTACTCTGTTAAAAATCCTTGCTGGCGAAATGGAACCTGACAGCGGAACATATAAATGGGGAATTACTACCTCACAGGCATATTTTCCTAAGGACAACGCTAAATACTTTGAAGGTATTGACCTTGACTTAGTCGACTGGCTGCGCCAGTACTCCCCTGAAGACCAGACGGAATCCTTCCTTCGCGGATTCCTTGGCAGAATGCTCTTCTCCGGGGAAGAAGCTAAGAAAAAAGCAAGTGTCTTATCAGGAGGAGAAAAAGTTCGCTGCATGCTGTCCAAAATGATGCTTGGAGGAGCAAACGTCCTGTTGCTCGACGACCCGACAAACCATTTAGACCTTGAGTCCATTACAGCACTTAACAACGGTCTGATTAATTTCAAAGGCTCTATGCTGTTCATTTCTCATGACCATCAGTTCATTCAGTCCATCGCCAATCGCGTGATTGAAATCAGGGAAACAGGGGTCCTGGATAAAGAAATCTCTTATGATGAGTATCTTAAGCTGAAGTTAGCAGAATAA
- the ltrA gene encoding group II intron reverse transcriptase/maturase: MNARKTANYANNAKAQELWKTLYLCAKESDTRRFHALYDKIYRPDILWDAWQRVKRRKGSGGVDEQTLEDIMTHGEKNFLNELYLELKEKRYHPQPVLRTYIPKGDGKKQRPLGIPTIKDRVVQMATKLVIEPIFEADFQECSYGFRPKRNAHQAIAKIRKESKKSYWVLDVDIQGFFDNINQDKLMKLLEQRISDRRVLKLIRKWLKAGIMEEGKLRNSITGTPQGGVISPLLANIYLNTMDKLWEKRFSHLGKLIRYADDFVVICRTKQEALESAQVIKAIMNKLDLTINKDKSRLVNIWDDTEGFDFLGLHHRKFPIRKKGGRTFYILNHVPSKKAMQKMRTKIKDYTEPRHKLHKDIRDIVKGLNRKLQGFKNYYQISPMGKKWLNRIDWYVLTRLNLFNNKKRNRRNKHTKFKDTAEEVKYFLVKLAS; encoded by the coding sequence GTGAATGCCAGGAAAACGGCTAACTACGCCAATAATGCAAAAGCTCAAGAACTCTGGAAAACATTATACCTTTGTGCCAAGGAAAGTGATACTCGTCGGTTTCATGCACTATATGATAAGATTTATCGCCCAGATATCTTATGGGATGCATGGCAACGTGTGAAACGGAGAAAAGGAAGTGGAGGTGTAGATGAACAAACCTTGGAAGATATCATGACTCATGGCGAGAAGAACTTTCTCAATGAGCTGTACTTGGAATTAAAAGAGAAGAGATATCATCCGCAACCAGTTCTTCGAACCTACATTCCTAAAGGTGATGGTAAGAAACAAAGACCATTAGGAATCCCAACAATTAAGGACCGAGTAGTTCAAATGGCAACAAAGCTTGTGATTGAACCAATATTTGAGGCTGACTTCCAGGAATGTTCCTATGGCTTTCGCCCAAAACGGAATGCTCATCAAGCTATCGCTAAAATACGTAAAGAGAGCAAGAAATCCTATTGGGTATTAGACGTCGATATCCAAGGTTTCTTTGACAATATCAATCAAGATAAGTTAATGAAACTTCTGGAACAGCGTATCAGCGATAGAAGAGTGCTGAAACTCATTCGAAAATGGCTAAAGGCTGGAATTATGGAAGAAGGGAAGCTCAGAAACTCCATAACGGGTACACCGCAAGGTGGGGTTATCTCACCACTTCTTGCGAACATCTATCTGAATACGATGGACAAGTTATGGGAGAAGAGATTCAGTCATTTAGGTAAACTTATTCGTTATGCGGATGACTTTGTGGTCATCTGTAGGACGAAACAAGAGGCACTAGAAAGTGCACAAGTTATTAAGGCCATTATGAATAAGCTTGACCTTACTATTAACAAGGACAAGTCGAGGTTGGTCAATATATGGGATGACACTGAAGGATTTGATTTTCTTGGACTACATCATCGGAAATTCCCAATCCGTAAGAAAGGTGGACGTACATTCTATATCTTGAATCACGTGCCATCTAAGAAAGCCATGCAAAAGATGCGAACGAAAATCAAGGACTACACAGAACCACGGCATAAACTCCATAAGGACATTCGGGATATAGTAAAGGGATTGAACCGAAAGCTTCAAGGCTTCAAAAACTATTATCAGATATCACCAATGGGGAAGAAGTGGTTAAATCGCATCGACTGGTATGTATTAACTCGCCTTAATCTGTTTAATAACAAGAAAAGGAATAGACGAAATAAACATACGAAATTCAAAGATACTGCGGAAGAAGTTAAATACTTTTTAGTGAAATTGGCAAGTTAA
- a CDS encoding ferritin-like domain-containing protein codes for MYSGGSNKEELNKFIRDLEKAINGEYSAIECYERMADQASNEKERNQILEIRRDEIKHFEQFLMLYTAITGRSHPPVVTEECPGNYRLALLAAFEDEQNTVDLYNKMADRAPDSSTRRMFRRAALDEQHHAVWFLSYLTVR; via the coding sequence ATGTATTCAGGAGGAAGCAATAAGGAAGAATTAAATAAATTTATAAGAGACTTGGAAAAAGCGATAAATGGGGAATACAGTGCTATCGAGTGTTACGAAAGAATGGCGGACCAGGCTTCAAATGAAAAAGAAAGAAATCAGATACTGGAGATCAGAAGGGACGAAATTAAACATTTTGAGCAATTTCTCATGCTCTATACCGCTATTACAGGACGTTCTCATCCACCTGTAGTAACCGAAGAGTGTCCGGGCAATTACCGCCTTGCACTTTTAGCGGCATTCGAGGATGAACAGAATACAGTGGACTTATACAATAAAATGGCTGACAGAGCACCTGACTCTTCCACACGCCGAATGTTCCGCCGGGCGGCGTTGGATGAGCAGCATCATGCAGTATGGTTCCTGTCTTATTTAACGGTGAGGTAA
- a CDS encoding general stress protein has translation MDLVHKEFQNDQDAIQAIEALKTKGVDEDNIYVITHDSDRTSRVADEADASTVDMSDQGLSTTVKNVFRSKGDELRAKFKELGFSQDEAENLEEKLDEGKVVVAVTDTNDNTIFQ, from the coding sequence ATGGATCTAGTACACAAAGAATTTCAAAACGACCAGGATGCCATTCAGGCAATCGAAGCACTGAAAACAAAAGGTGTGGACGAAGATAACATTTATGTAATTACTCATGACAGCGACCGCACGAGCCGTGTAGCTGATGAAGCGGACGCAAGCACTGTTGATATGTCAGACCAGGGTCTGTCAACTACTGTTAAAAACGTATTCCGCAGCAAAGGCGATGAACTGAGAGCGAAATTCAAAGAGCTTGGATTTTCTCAGGATGAAGCGGAAAACCTTGAAGAAAAGCTTGATGAAGGAAAAGTTGTCGTAGCTGTAACAGACACAAATGACAACACAATCTTTCAGTAA
- a CDS encoding DUF4395 domain-containing protein yields the protein MKEVPVTLVRANQTMLVCLTALAILLQSIWIAGLALAMVISSLVFGPKGNIAFRIARAMTKKDLSKDDTEAAVLQRFNQTIAATLLAAGLLVLLITGHWAGWLFIGMVTIAASVALMGFCVGCFLYYQFRKITYEAKNK from the coding sequence ATGAAAGAAGTACCTGTTACATTAGTAAGGGCTAACCAGACGATGCTTGTCTGTTTAACTGCCCTTGCAATCTTATTACAGAGCATATGGATTGCTGGTCTGGCACTGGCTATGGTTATTTCTTCCCTGGTTTTCGGTCCAAAAGGGAATATTGCATTTCGGATTGCCAGAGCAATGACAAAGAAAGATCTCTCAAAAGACGATACGGAAGCGGCTGTTTTACAGAGGTTTAACCAGACGATAGCTGCTACTTTATTAGCTGCAGGATTGCTTGTCCTTCTTATCACAGGCCACTGGGCAGGCTGGCTGTTCATCGGCATGGTGACCATTGCTGCTTCTGTTGCCTTAATGGGTTTTTGCGTCGGGTGTTTTCTGTATTACCAGTTTAGAAAAATCACATATGAGGCGAAAAATAAATAA
- a CDS encoding gamma-glutamylcyclotransferase: MSHINVFVYGTLRTGEKYSHLLKDAVRTASQAWINASLYDTRCGYPALEAHPEDIAYGELYLVTTEELAMLDLLEGYEEGRRENLFFREKTVVNTDNGIREAYVYYLDPENNDMRKEKISSGDWKLHNWLKQQPERLFYFAYGSCMDDERITSDGAAEHFNKDVLCGKLSGYSLCYSISSKDGGRADIREGEGSVEGILYTVRKAAVEYLFRREGVRAGRYRPAFVNVEADGRTIKNVLTFSVIEKKDDRRPPDHYALEILRGAKGRVSHGYYANLKRQMEMLGVDTEKLEKKILNNY, from the coding sequence ATGTCACATATTAATGTTTTTGTATACGGGACGTTAAGAACAGGTGAAAAATATTCACATCTGTTGAAAGATGCAGTTCGGACAGCTTCCCAGGCATGGATAAACGCCAGCCTGTATGATACACGCTGTGGTTATCCTGCTCTCGAAGCACACCCGGAGGATATTGCTTACGGAGAATTATACCTTGTGACTACTGAAGAACTTGCAATGCTCGATTTGCTGGAAGGCTATGAAGAGGGGCGGAGGGAGAATCTCTTTTTCAGAGAAAAAACAGTGGTTAATACGGATAACGGAATCCGGGAGGCCTATGTCTACTATTTAGATCCTGAGAACAACGATATGAGAAAGGAAAAAATCAGTTCAGGGGACTGGAAGCTGCATAATTGGCTGAAACAGCAGCCGGAAAGGCTGTTTTATTTTGCATATGGTTCCTGTATGGATGATGAAAGAATCACCTCTGATGGAGCGGCAGAACATTTTAACAAAGATGTGCTTTGCGGAAAGCTCAGCGGTTATTCTCTATGTTACTCTATTTCGTCTAAAGATGGAGGCCGTGCGGATATTAGAGAAGGAGAAGGTTCGGTGGAAGGTATTCTGTATACTGTGAGAAAAGCAGCTGTGGAATATCTTTTTCGCCGGGAAGGAGTACGGGCAGGAAGGTACCGTCCAGCCTTTGTGAATGTAGAGGCAGATGGCAGGACAATTAAAAACGTGCTTACTTTTTCAGTAATTGAAAAAAAAGATGATAGGAGGCCGCCTGATCATTATGCACTCGAAATATTACGGGGAGCGAAAGGGAGAGTTTCACATGGGTATTATGCCAATTTGAAACGTCAGATGGAAATGCTGGGTGTGGATACAGAAAAACTGGAAAAGAAAATATTGAATAATTACTGA
- the pepF gene encoding oligoendopeptidase F yields the protein MTKTLTKREEVTKEETWRTEDLFASKEVWVKELEEAESFVSQVTKYKGTLGDSAANLLQCLQAQEKLMEKVVLLATYASLKLAEDGSNPESQADFAIMSASMTKINTALAFIESEILALPEGQIHLFFNEESELELYRIPLERILEKKPHALSPETEEVLAALGEVTEAPYKIYSTSKSSDMVFDPFTGTGGEEKALSFALFEDQYELSPDTEERRNAYQSFVKTLKQYENTYAAVYATEVKKQVALSKVRNYNSVTEMLLQPQKVSTEMYDNQLNIIYNELAPHMQKFARLKKKVLGLDEMKFCDLKAPLDPEFQPETSYEKVSDIILEALEVMGPEYHEIMKKGLTEGWVDRADNTGKMTGAFCSSPYGSHPFILMTWKDTMRGAFILAHELGHAGHFYLANKNQRIGDTRPSTYFVEAPSTMNELILGNHLLKATDDQRMKRWVILQFLGTYYHNFVTHLLEGEFQRRVYEHAEQGKPHTASTLTGIKQEVLEGFWGDAVAVDKDAGLTWMRQPHYYMGLYPYTYSAGLTASTAVYKLMEEEGQPVIDRWLEVLKAGGTKDPLELMQHAGVDMSKPDAIRTAIEYIGSLVDELESSYE from the coding sequence ATGACAAAAACGTTGACTAAAAGAGAAGAAGTAACGAAAGAAGAAACCTGGAGAACGGAAGACCTGTTTGCTTCAAAAGAAGTATGGGTGAAAGAACTGGAAGAAGCAGAGAGCTTTGTCTCCCAGGTTACTAAATATAAAGGGACACTTGGTGATTCCGCAGCTAACCTTCTGCAATGCCTGCAGGCTCAGGAAAAGCTGATGGAAAAAGTAGTCCTGCTTGCCACTTATGCCAGTCTGAAACTGGCAGAAGACGGTTCCAATCCCGAATCACAGGCCGACTTCGCAATCATGAGTGCATCAATGACAAAAATCAATACTGCTTTGGCTTTTATCGAGTCTGAAATACTTGCATTGCCTGAGGGACAGATACATTTATTTTTTAATGAAGAATCTGAACTTGAGCTGTACCGCATACCATTAGAAAGAATCCTTGAGAAAAAGCCTCACGCTCTTTCACCGGAAACGGAAGAAGTTCTTGCGGCTTTAGGAGAAGTTACAGAAGCACCTTATAAAATATACTCCACAAGCAAATCATCAGATATGGTATTCGACCCATTCACTGGGACCGGCGGAGAAGAAAAGGCACTGTCATTCGCTTTATTCGAAGACCAGTACGAACTGTCCCCGGACACGGAAGAGCGCCGCAATGCATACCAATCTTTTGTAAAAACATTAAAACAGTACGAAAATACATATGCCGCTGTATACGCTACTGAAGTAAAAAAACAAGTAGCCCTGTCAAAAGTGAGAAATTATAATTCAGTTACCGAAATGCTGCTGCAGCCGCAAAAAGTAAGTACGGAAATGTATGATAACCAGCTGAACATTATCTATAATGAACTGGCACCTCATATGCAGAAATTTGCCCGGTTAAAGAAAAAAGTGCTCGGCCTGGATGAAATGAAATTTTGTGACCTGAAAGCACCTCTTGACCCTGAATTCCAGCCGGAAACTTCTTATGAAAAAGTGTCCGATATCATACTCGAAGCACTTGAGGTTATGGGCCCGGAGTACCATGAGATAATGAAGAAAGGCCTGACAGAAGGGTGGGTTGACCGTGCAGATAATACCGGGAAAATGACCGGGGCATTTTGTTCAAGCCCTTATGGGTCCCATCCTTTTATTCTTATGACATGGAAAGATACAATGCGGGGCGCCTTTATACTGGCTCATGAGCTTGGCCATGCAGGGCATTTTTATCTCGCAAACAAAAACCAGCGGATAGGAGATACCCGTCCATCCACTTATTTCGTGGAAGCTCCTTCTACGATGAATGAACTTATCCTTGGAAACCACTTGCTGAAGGCTACGGACGACCAGCGAATGAAACGCTGGGTCATCTTACAGTTCCTTGGCACATACTATCACAATTTTGTTACACATCTTCTCGAAGGAGAATTCCAGCGAAGAGTATATGAGCACGCGGAACAAGGAAAGCCGCATACCGCTTCTACACTCACAGGGATTAAACAGGAGGTACTGGAAGGCTTCTGGGGAGATGCTGTCGCTGTCGACAAGGATGCAGGGCTTACATGGATGAGGCAGCCCCATTATTATATGGGACTTTACCCTTATACTTATTCGGCCGGCTTAACAGCTTCCACGGCGGTTTATAAGCTTATGGAGGAGGAAGGACAGCCCGTTATCGACCGCTGGCTTGAAGTGCTTAAAGCGGGAGGAACAAAAGATCCTCTTGAGTTAATGCAGCATGCCGGAGTTGACATGTCCAAACCAGATGCTATCCGTACAGCCATTGAGTATATAGGCTCCCTCGTGGACGAACTCGAAAGCAGTTATGAGTAA
- a CDS encoding serine hydrolase → MESYSGFNYGNAEEAQLSEEKLAEMNQKLEQEEAKTCIVYRNGRIIHEYYKHASLRNELQIVNSVTKSVLSLVTGIAADKGFIASTETLLSEYFPELSDDMDGKGNITLKQVLTMTTGIDLPGNKEMLQSEDWLKFIWSRSLRNEPGTKMHYSSADSHILSAVIRKAAGKDASEIAEEYLFSPLGIKDFQWKRDPAGLPVGGWGLKLRSIDMLKIGILALNHGKWKERKLVSERWMGDAVKPHAPSKAPGQHYGYHWWISKSPGGNLPSFFYAAGRGGQYIFIVPEYDLITVFTGNYSGEKESIRPYQLFIQHILRTVKE, encoded by the coding sequence ATGGAATCTTATTCAGGATTTAACTACGGAAATGCTGAGGAAGCTCAGCTTTCTGAAGAGAAATTAGCAGAAATGAACCAAAAGCTTGAACAGGAAGAAGCAAAAACTTGCATTGTTTACCGAAACGGAAGAATCATACACGAGTATTATAAACACGCAAGTCTTCGGAATGAATTACAGATAGTAAATTCTGTCACGAAAAGTGTATTATCCCTCGTGACTGGAATCGCTGCAGACAAAGGATTCATAGCCAGTACAGAAACTCTTTTGTCAGAATATTTCCCTGAACTTTCAGATGATATGGACGGAAAAGGAAATATTACTTTAAAGCAGGTACTGACGATGACTACGGGAATTGACTTACCAGGAAATAAAGAAATGCTTCAGTCAGAAGACTGGCTTAAATTTATTTGGAGCCGTTCTCTGAGAAATGAGCCAGGGACAAAAATGCATTACAGCTCAGCAGATTCCCATATCCTCAGTGCGGTCATAAGAAAGGCTGCAGGAAAGGATGCTTCAGAGATTGCAGAGGAATACCTGTTTTCTCCCCTTGGTATAAAAGATTTCCAATGGAAGAGGGACCCAGCCGGTCTTCCTGTCGGCGGCTGGGGATTGAAGCTGAGGAGTATAGACATGCTAAAAATAGGTATCCTTGCACTCAATCACGGAAAGTGGAAGGAAAGAAAGCTCGTGAGTGAGCGGTGGATGGGCGACGCAGTAAAGCCCCATGCTCCATCAAAGGCGCCTGGCCAGCATTATGGGTATCACTGGTGGATCAGCAAATCCCCTGGTGGGAATCTCCCTTCCTTTTTTTATGCTGCCGGAAGAGGGGGACAGTATATTTTTATCGTGCCGGAGTATGACTTAATTACTGTATTTACCGGTAATTATTCAGGAGAAAAAGAAAGCATCAGGCCGTATCAGCTGTTTATTCAGCATATCTTAAGAACTGTAAAAGAATAG